The Ovis aries strain OAR_USU_Benz2616 breed Rambouillet chromosome 11, ARS-UI_Ramb_v3.0, whole genome shotgun sequence genome window below encodes:
- the LOC121820716 gene encoding uncharacterized protein LOC121820716, which translates to MRPALRPTCTSPSHSGGGRCRGPPEPKGTPWGSSGTITENDPPEEGGQEDFLDKPGGSFWRWGRGDTHRFLPGFRRAGRGGSGLGDHVRRPCRREWGWGGNPDVERPSFRTARFSSGSGQSRPRYRQYRIWVGGCPRRYHQPPVLGPRSTGRTVLWLGPPGRHPTVTGSLSTPSVLSLILQGHPRPRCPAELAALRPLGIDRRAGDAPPRLRSHRPLPRPGYAGRGLGAASWRLRAAAGPGSRPATKAETDRLLPIAPASPLQGWLGRRGGGERAQLPRPRRSAPHPRSSSVANYPLLRALNPQRAARPGRGRALGWGEGGVAVTLRLTTTSGCAWRF; encoded by the exons ATGAGACCCGCACTTCGCCCCACGTGTACATCTCCATCCCATTCCGGGGGAG GCCGCTGCCGGGGTCCCCCGGAACCGAAGGGGACTCCTTGGGGGTCCTCGGGGACAATCACAGAAAACGATCCTCCGGAAGAAGGTGGACAGGAGGACTTCTTGGACAAACCCGGGGGTTCTTTCTGGAGGTGGGGTCGCGGAGACACCCACCGTTTTCTACCAGGATTCAGGAGGGCGGGGCGAGGAGGAAGTGGACTAGGTGACCACGTCCGACGACCTTGTCGtcgggagtgggggtggggtgggaaccCGGACGTGGAGAGACCAAGTTTCAGGACAGCCAGATTCAGCTCCGGAAGTGGCCAAAGCCGGCCCCGATACAGACAATACAGGATTTGGGTGGGGGGGTGCCCGAGGCGTTACCACCAGCCCCCAGTCCTTGGCCCCCGCAGCACAGGCAGAACCGTGCTCTGGCTGGGCCCTCCCGGCCGCCATCCCACGGTCACCGGATCCCTGAGCACCCCCTCCGTTCTCTCTTTGATCCTGCAGGGACACCCCCGCCCCAGGTGTCCAGCGGAGCTTGCAGCGCTCCGGCCCCTGGGGATCGATCGGCGAGCTGGCGACGCGCCGCCGCGGCTCCGGAgccaccgccccctcccccgccccggctACGCAGGACGCGGCCTCGGTGCAGCGTCCTGGCGGTTGCGGGCCGCGGCCGGACCCGGCTCCAGGCCAGCCACGAAGGCGGAGACCGACCGGCTCCTTCCGATCGCTCCGGCCTCGCCACTACAGGGTTGGCTGGGACGAAGAGGGGGAGGAGAGCGAGCCCAGCTTCCCCGGCCGCGGCGCTCGGCACCCCACCCCCGCTCCTCCTCCGTCGCCAACTACCCACTCCTGCGCGCGCTTAACCCTCAGCGCGCCGCGAGGCCGGGACGGGGGCGCGCACTgggctggggggagggtggggtagCAGTTACGCTTCGGCTGACTACTACTTCGGGGTGCGCCtggagattttaa
- the CBX4 gene encoding E3 SUMO-protein ligase CBX4, which yields MELPAVGEHVFAVESIEKKRIRKGRVEYLVKWRGWSPKYNTWEPEENILDPRLLIAFQNRERQEQLMGYRKRGPKPKPLVVQVPTFARRSNVLTGLQDSSADNRAKLELGGQGKGQGHQYELNSKKHHQYQPHSKERAGKPPPPGKSGKYYYQLNSKKHHPYQPDPKMYDLQYQGGHKEAPSPTCPDLGSKSHPPDKWPHGGGAKGYLGAVKPLAGTAGAPGKGSEKGPPNGMTPAPKEAVTGNGIGGKMKIVKNKNKNGRIVIVMSKYMENGMQAVKIKSGEAAEGEARSPSHKKRAAEERHPPADRTFKKAAGAEEKKAETPSKRREEEAPGTGDPQSQEAGSRKLSPTKEAFGEQPLQLTTKPDLLAWDPARSTHPPSHHHHHHHHHHHHHAVDLNLSHARKRCLSETHGEREPCKKRLTARSISTPTCLGGSPAAERPADVPPAAALPQPEVILLDSDLDEPIDLRCVKTRSEAGEPPSALQVKPEAPATAAVAAAPATAAEKPPTEAHEEPEEPLSEFKPFFGNIIITDVTANCLTVTFKEYVTV from the exons ATGGAGCTGCCAGCTGTTGGCGAGCACGTCTTCGCGGTGGAGAGCATCGAGAAGAAGCGGATCCGCAAG GGCAGAGTGGAGTATCTGGTGAAATGGAGAGGCTGGTCCCCCAA ATATAACACGTGGGAACCCGAGGAGAACATCCTGGATCCCCGGCTGCTGATCGCCTTCCAGAACAG GGAACGGCAGGAGCAGCTGATGGGATACCGGAAGAGAGGGCCGAAGCCCAAACCACTGGTGGTACAG GTACCTACCTTTGCCCGTCGTTCCAATGTGCTGACCGGACTCCAGGACTCCTCGGCTGACAACCGCGCCAAACTGGAGCTGGGCGGTCAGGGCAAGGGCCAGGGGCACCAATACGAGCTCAACAGCAAGAAGCACCACCAGTACCAGCCGCACAGCAAGGAGCGGGCGGGCAAGCCTCCACCACCAGGCAAGAGCGGTAAATACTACTACCAGCTCAACAGCAAAAAGCACCACCCCTACCAGCCGGACCCCAAAATGTATGACCTGCAGTACCAGGGCGGCCACAAGGAGGCGCCCAGCCCCACCTGCCCGGACCTAGGCTCCAAGAGCCACCCGCCCGATAAGTGGCCCCACGGCGGGGGGGCCAAGGGCTACCTGGGAGCCGTGAAGCCCCTGGCCGGTACGGCCGGGGCTCCAGGCAAGGGCTCCGAGAAGGGTCCCCCCAACGGGATGACGCCGGCCCCCAAGGAGGCAGTGACGGGCAACGGGATTGGGGGAAAGATGAAGATCGTCAAAAACAAGAACAAGAACGGCCGCATCGTGATCGTGATGAGCAAGTACATGGAGAACGGCATGCAGGCAGTGAAGATCAAGTCCGGGGAGGCAGCCGAGGGCGAGGCGCGCTCCCCCAGCCACAAGAAACGGGCTGCTGAGGAGCGTCACCCCCCAGCAGACAGGACTTTCAAAAAGGCCGCGGGGGCGGAGGAGAAGAAGGCGGAAACGCCCTccaagaggagggaggaggaggcgcCGGGGACCGGGGACCCGCAGTCCCAAGAGGCTGGCTCCCGCAAGCTCTCCCCGACCAAGGAGGCCTTCGGCGAGCAGCCTCTGCAACTCACTACCAAGCCCGACCTGCTGGCCTGGGACCCGGCCCGCAGCACACACCCGCcctcccaccatcaccaccaccaccaccaccaccaccatcaccacgcCGTCGACCTAAATCTCTCCCATGCGCGCAAGCGCTGCCTCTCCGAGACCCACGGCGAGCGAGAGCCCTGCAAGAAGCGTCTGACGGCGCGCAGCATCAGCACGCCCACCTGCCTGGGGGGCAGCCCCGCCGCGGAGCGCCCTGCGGACGTGCCCCCCGCTGCCGCCCTCCCGCAACCGGAGGTCATCCTGCTGGACTCGGACCTAGACGAACCCATAGACTTGCGCTGCGTCAAGACGCGCAGCGAGGCCGGGGAGCCGCCCAGCGCCCTGCAGGTGAAGCCCGAGGCGCCCGCGACCGCGGCAGTGGCTGCTGCGCCGGCAACAGCGGCCGAGAAGCCCCCGACCGAGGCCCACGAAGAACCCGAGGAGCCACTGAGCGAGTTCAAGCCCTTCTTTGGGAATATAATTATCACTGACGTCACCGCGAACTGCCTCACCGTCACGTTCAAGGAGTACGTGACGGTGTAG
- the LOC132657356 gene encoding uncharacterized protein LOC132657356, with protein sequence MVFQGLLRGWKQSIPGWPCQCRWRGSILPHQCLPAPVDSEPGSGNQSDHFAHFPSLPGRLAARSQGGVNPARSQPPLLQRLMDLPRRLPSKGHTRSHSGGFQVAPLPVFPHRENFTWLKTPLPGLIAVHLLGQSLARTIQAKSRRAASRHAPGTLFRTRLPWGRLQSGRDTELSPRIECQPFRKWLLRGITVLPPCDRGRRGRTADLEGTAGGKGQSSPTEVGGWTCGTEVVPAQIFQRLHRQFTRMPPRKQLRPHVQPPGPVDGNPLEGRAPAAPVPAATWRRRWRAPADPQTEAGMVGGGWPAVSPGCGAKRRRPRGRGGKMAGRQRRPPGRGRGRADRHARWRGVTPQLCRAPRLLLMPGLGRRSQLCRVSRVEVRPVRSFPEPRPFPSPSRFFRGKERAIKTHPQCWGRAGVSSGISPPLPAPRCFPSPIAVNLGKGLSRAICPESISRLSTTGVVAGLFFLDPSERFKKRRWE encoded by the exons ATGGTCTTTCAG GGTCTCCTTCGAGGATGGAAACAAAGCATCCCCGGGTGGCCTTGCCAATGCCGCTGGCGGGGCTCAATCCTCCCCCACCAATGCCTGCCAGCCCCCGTGGATTCCGAGCCCGGCTCCGGAAACCAGTCTGACCACTTCGCCCATTTCCCAAGCCTCCCCGGGCGGCTGGCGGCCCGCTCCCAGGGTGGGGTGAACCCGGCTCGTTCGCAACCTCCGCTGCTCCAGCGACTAATGGATTTGCCCAGAAGGCTACCGTCAAAGGGACACACCCGGTCACACTCTGGGGGCTTCCAGGTTGCTCCCCTCCCTGTCTTCCCCCATCGTGAAAACTTCACGTGGTTGAAAACTCCACTCCCGGGCCTCATCGCTGTTCACTTGCTGGGTCAGTCGCTGGCCCGGACAATCCAAGCGAAGAGCCGAAGAGCCGCCTCCAGACATGCCCCGGGCACACTGTTCCGGACTCGGCTGCCCTGGGGGCGCTTACAATCGGGTCGGGACACCGAATTGAGCCCTAGGATTGAATGTCAACCCTTTAGAAAGTGGCTGTTGCGTGGGATCACAGTGTTGCCCCCATGCGACCGAGGACGCAGAGGAAGAACAGCAGACCTCGAGGGAACCGCGGGCGGGAAAGGCCAGAGCAGTCCCACCGAAGTGGGAGGGTGGACATGTGGCACCGAAGTCGTCCCTGCGCAAATATTTCAAAGGCTTCACCGACAATTCACCAGGATGCCCCCAAGAAAGCAACTGCGCCCCCACGTCCAGCCCCCGGGTCCTGTCGATGGGAACCCCCTAGAGGGCAGGGCTCCAGCTGCCCCGGTCCCAGCCGCCACGTGGCGACGGCGCTGGCGCGCGCCAGCTGACCCCCAGACGGAGGCCGGGATGGTGGGTGGCGGCTGGCCTGCGGTCTCTCCCGGGTGCGGAGCTAAGAGGCGGCGACCGCGGGGGCGAGGAGGGAAGATGGCCGGCCGCCAGCGTCGTCCGCCCGGCCGGGGCCGCGGAAGGGCAGACAGGCATGCCAGGTGGAGGGGCGTCACTCCCCAGCTTTGTCGAGCGCCCCGGCTACTCCTAATGCCGGGCTTGGGCAGGCGGAGCCAGCTTTGCCGAGTCAGCAGGGTCGAGGTGCGGCCGGTGCGTTCCTTCCCCGAGCCCCGCCCCTTCCCATCCCCATCGCGCTTTTttagggggaaggagagggcaatCAAAACCCACCCGCAGTGTTGGGGTCGTGCTGGGGTGTCCTCCGGGATAAGCCCACCCCTCCCTGCTCCAAgatgcttcccctcccccatcgcAGTTAACCTGGGGAAGGGGCTGAGCAGAGCTATCTGCCCTGAGAGCATCTCCCGCCTCTCCACAACCGGCGTCGTAGCTGGCTTATTCTTTCTAGATCCATCCgaaaggtttaaaaaaagaaggtgggagtag